The genome window AGAAGCACGCAAAAGTAGAAGACACACTGCGCGAAATGCAGATTATCATTAAAAGCTACCTGTTCGGTCTGCTGATACAGGTAACTTACATGACCATACTTCTGGGTGGTATTTTGCTGATCATCGGTATTAAACATGCACTGCTCATCGGGCTTATTTTTGCTTTCCTGAACCTGATACCGTATGTGGGGGCCTTATTGGGCAACATTATAGGTGTGCTGCTTACACTGGCATCGTCGTCAGAATTGTGGCCTATACTGGCTGTGCTGGGTACCATAGCCGGTGTGCAGTTCTTGGATAACAACATCCTGATGCCACGCATTGTAGGTTCTAAAGTAAAGATCAATGCACTGGCAACTATAGTTGGTGTAATTGTAGGTGGTGAGATTGCAGGTATAGCCGGGATGTTTTTATCGCTGCCTATTATTGCGGTACTTAAAGTGGTATTCGACAGAACGGAAGACTTTAAGCAATGGGGTGTTTTATTTGGAGATGAAAAACCGGAGCATAGCCCAATGACAGAACCAGCCATGCGCGACGACAGCGAAGAGATGCGGCAGCACCTGGAACGGAAAAACGAGATAGAACCGCCGCATAAATAGCAGCAGATCAAAGTATAAGCCAGCGGATTTGGGAAGGAAGGGCTTCATCAGCAGATGCGATTTATCTCTTTGTTTTCAAATCCGTAACTTTGCTTTAAACCTGTTTCAGGTAAACAACATAGCTGATGATTCACCCGAATATACCGTTGGCCGAGCGCATGCGGCCACACAATTTAGACCAGTACTACGGGCAAAAGCACCTGGTAGGGCCCGGTGGCATTTTGCGCCGTTACATAGAAGGTGGCGTAATACCAAGTATGATCTTGTGGGGCCCTCCTGGCGTCGGTAAAACCACTTTGGCTAACATTATTGCCAACCAGATGAAAGTGCCTTTCGTGGCCCTGAGCGCAATCAATTCCGGTGTAAAAGACATTCGCGAAGTGATAGACCAGGCGAAGAAGCGGCAGGGTACAGTATTGTTTATTGATGAGATCCACAGGTTCAATAAATCGCAGCAGGATGCCTTGCTGGGTGCCGTAGAGAAAGGAACTGTTACTTTAGTTGGCGCTACTACCGAGAATCCCTCTTTTGAAGTGATATCAGCATTACTTTCGCGTTGCCAGGTGTACATACTCAAGCACCTGACCAAAGATGAACTGATAGAACTGGTTGACAAAGCTTTGGCTGAAGACGAATGGATGCGCCACAGAAACGTAAAAGTGCAGGAGTATGAAGCCTTACTTACGATATCTGGTGGCGATGCACGTAAGCTGTTGAACCTGCTGGAGATAGTTGCTGAAGGTGTGCAGGGCGATGAAGTTATAGTTACCAACGACCTTGTAAAGCAGGTTGCGCAGCAGAACATCGTGATCTACGATAAGTCAGGGGAAATGCATTACGACCTTGTGTCGGCGTTCATTAAGTCTATTCGTGGCTCAGACCCAAA of Pontibacter deserti contains these proteins:
- a CDS encoding replication-associated recombination protein A, producing MIHPNIPLAERMRPHNLDQYYGQKHLVGPGGILRRYIEGGVIPSMILWGPPGVGKTTLANIIANQMKVPFVALSAINSGVKDIREVIDQAKKRQGTVLFIDEIHRFNKSQQDALLGAVEKGTVTLVGATTENPSFEVISALLSRCQVYILKHLTKDELIELVDKALAEDEWMRHRNVKVQEYEALLTISGGDARKLLNLLEIVAEGVQGDEVIVTNDLVKQVAQQNIVIYDKSGEMHYDLVSAFIKSIRGSDPNAAVYWLARMIEGGEDPKFIARRLLIASSEDIGLANSNALLMATSCFQAVQMIGYPEAEIILSQCTVYLATSPKSNASYKAIKQARQMVQQTGNLPVPLHIRNAPTKLMKEIGYGNNYKYAHDYEGNFVEQEFMPDGLNNTTFYEPGNNGREVEMRKQLQAQWGKKYRY
- a CDS encoding AI-2E family transporter, which produces MDLKSMPLTARRALEVMGLFFLGWIIVLGQGVLAPLLLAFFMSIMMLPVYRFLQRHKVPDILAIVLSLLSLGLIFGLIIWFFSVQIGSLISDFPVIQRNVTQHLKSLSDWIGSKTPFSTDEQTKFISEQSNKLLNFAGTFLSGAAGSVTSVLILIALLPIYIFLLLFYKNLLLRFVFLWFPAEKHAKVEDTLREMQIIIKSYLFGLLIQVTYMTILLGGILLIIGIKHALLIGLIFAFLNLIPYVGALLGNIIGVLLTLASSSELWPILAVLGTIAGVQFLDNNILMPRIVGSKVKINALATIVGVIVGGEIAGIAGMFLSLPIIAVLKVVFDRTEDFKQWGVLFGDEKPEHSPMTEPAMRDDSEEMRQHLERKNEIEPPHK